A genomic window from Brassica oleracea var. oleracea cultivar TO1000 chromosome C8, BOL, whole genome shotgun sequence includes:
- the LOC106310726 gene encoding cytochrome P450 708A2-like isoform X1, which translates to MSFMWNVVYVIIALVVVKISQWLWQWSNPNSKGSGKLPPGSMGFPIVGETFEFFRSSGLLEIPPFFQKRMLRYGPLFRTNILGSRTVISTDADVIYEIFRQENQSFIQSYPDIFVKVLGKDNVFFKTGDIHRHIKHATMHLIGSEGLKRKLIGFMNRTTREHLRWKATQGAFNLRHAASNLIVSYITPQMISNLKPETQEKLIDHFKTFNIEWFQSPFALSTWKTVYKVLTARKEAVKIINEALEKRKDSIEKQGDFLDTLLEEMKKEGSIFYKESIVSLLLNIGFVSRDSTSYATALTVNFISKNPRVLTELKREHEAIVQKRDDKEPGLSWEEYKNCMPFTRMVIYESLRLANLGTIIFRKAVKDVEVKGYTIPAGWIVAVAPSVVHYNSEIYENPLEFNPWRWEGKDLQSPGSKTLMVFGGGARQCIGSDLARLHLAVFIHHFVTTYDFSVVQECEICRVPFPFFTKDLVINISLKSPS; encoded by the exons ATGAGTTTCATGTGGAACGTTGTGTATGTGATCATCGCCTTAGTGGTTGTGAAGATCAGCCAGTGGTTGTGGCAATGGTCGAATCCAAACTCCAAGGGCAGTGGCAAGCTACCGCCGGGGTCAATGGGTTTTCCAATCGTCGGAGAGACGTTTGAATTCTTTAGGTCTTCTGGATTACTCGAGATCCCACCCTTTTTCCAGAAGAGGATGCTAAG GTACGGGCCATTGTTTCGGACCAACATTTTGGGCTCTAGGACGGTGATTTCGACGGACGCAGATGTTATCTACGAGATTTTCCGGCAGGAGAACCAGTCTTTTATACAAAGCTATCCGGATATTTTTGTCAAGGTACTTGGAAAAGACAATGTGTTCTTCAAGACAGGAGACATCCACAGACATATCAAACATGCCACTATGCATCTCATTGGCTCGGAAGGTTTGAAGCGAAAGCTGATAGGATTTATGAACCGGACCACCCGCGAGCATCTTAGATGGAAGGCTACCCAGGGCGCTTTCAACCTTAGGCATGCTGCTTCAAAC TTGATAGTATCGTACATAACACCGCAGATGATTAGTAATCTAAAACCAGAAACTCAAGAAAAGCTTATAGATCATTTCAAAACTTTCAATATTGAGTGGTTTCAGTCACCTTTCGCCCTCTCTACCTGGAAGACTGTCTACAAAGTCCTTACG GCCCGAAAAGAAGCAGTCAAGATAATTAACGAAGCTCTGGAGAAGAGGAAAGATTCAATAGAGAAACAAGGAGACTTCCTCGATACATTGCTAGAGGAGATGAAGAAAGAAGGCAGCATTTTTTACAAAGAGTCTATTGTAAGCCTCCTATTAAATATTGGATTCGTCTCTAGAGATTCCACTTCTTACGCTACCGCTTTAACCGTCAACTTTATCTCAAAAAACCCAAGAGTGCTTACGGAGTTGAAG AGAGAGCATGAGGCGATTGTACAAAAGAGAGACGATAAAGAACCAGGACTTAGCTGGGAGGAGTATAAAAACTGCATGCCTTTCACCCGCATG GTTATCTACGAGTCGCTTCGGCTGGCAAACTTGGGAACCATAATCTTTAGAAAGGCTGTGAAAGATGTCGAAGTCAAAG GATACACGATTCCAGCGGGTTGGATAGTGGCCGTTGCACCTTCAGTGGTTCACTATAATTCTGAAATTTATGAGAATCCATTGGAGTTTAATCCATGGAGATGGGAG GGAAAAGATTTGCAGTCGCCAGGGTCTAAAACATTGATGGTGTTTGGAGGTGGAGCAAGACAGTGTATAGGATCAGATTTAGCAAGACTTCACTTGGCAGTCTTCATTCATCATTTTGTAACCACTTACGATTTCTCGGTGGTCCAAGAATGTGAGATATGTCGGGTACCATTTCCTTTCTTCACCAAGGACCTGGTTATAAACATCTCCCTCAAGTCTCCCAGCTAG
- the LOC106310726 gene encoding cytochrome P450 708A2-like isoform X2 has protein sequence MSFMWNVVYVIIALVVVKISQWLWQWSNPNSKGSGKLPPGSMGFPIVGETFEFFRSSGLLEIPPFFQKRMLRYGPLFRTNILGSRTVISTDADVIYEIFRQENQSFIQSYPDIFVKVLGKDNVFFKTGDIHRHIKHATMHLIGSEGLKRKLIGFMNRTTREHLRWKATQGAFNLRHAASNLIVSYITPQMISNLKPETQEKLIDHFKTFNIEWFQSPFALSTWKTVYKVLTARKEAVKIINEALEKRKDSIEKQGDFLDTLLEEMKKEGSIFYKESIVSLLLNIGFVSRDSTSYATALTVNFISKNPRVLTELKREHEAIVQKRDDKEPGLSWEEYKNCMPFTRMVIYESLRLANLGTIIFRKAVKDVEVKGKIHDSSGLDSGRCTFSGSL, from the exons ATGAGTTTCATGTGGAACGTTGTGTATGTGATCATCGCCTTAGTGGTTGTGAAGATCAGCCAGTGGTTGTGGCAATGGTCGAATCCAAACTCCAAGGGCAGTGGCAAGCTACCGCCGGGGTCAATGGGTTTTCCAATCGTCGGAGAGACGTTTGAATTCTTTAGGTCTTCTGGATTACTCGAGATCCCACCCTTTTTCCAGAAGAGGATGCTAAG GTACGGGCCATTGTTTCGGACCAACATTTTGGGCTCTAGGACGGTGATTTCGACGGACGCAGATGTTATCTACGAGATTTTCCGGCAGGAGAACCAGTCTTTTATACAAAGCTATCCGGATATTTTTGTCAAGGTACTTGGAAAAGACAATGTGTTCTTCAAGACAGGAGACATCCACAGACATATCAAACATGCCACTATGCATCTCATTGGCTCGGAAGGTTTGAAGCGAAAGCTGATAGGATTTATGAACCGGACCACCCGCGAGCATCTTAGATGGAAGGCTACCCAGGGCGCTTTCAACCTTAGGCATGCTGCTTCAAAC TTGATAGTATCGTACATAACACCGCAGATGATTAGTAATCTAAAACCAGAAACTCAAGAAAAGCTTATAGATCATTTCAAAACTTTCAATATTGAGTGGTTTCAGTCACCTTTCGCCCTCTCTACCTGGAAGACTGTCTACAAAGTCCTTACG GCCCGAAAAGAAGCAGTCAAGATAATTAACGAAGCTCTGGAGAAGAGGAAAGATTCAATAGAGAAACAAGGAGACTTCCTCGATACATTGCTAGAGGAGATGAAGAAAGAAGGCAGCATTTTTTACAAAGAGTCTATTGTAAGCCTCCTATTAAATATTGGATTCGTCTCTAGAGATTCCACTTCTTACGCTACCGCTTTAACCGTCAACTTTATCTCAAAAAACCCAAGAGTGCTTACGGAGTTGAAG AGAGAGCATGAGGCGATTGTACAAAAGAGAGACGATAAAGAACCAGGACTTAGCTGGGAGGAGTATAAAAACTGCATGCCTTTCACCCGCATG GTTATCTACGAGTCGCTTCGGCTGGCAAACTTGGGAACCATAATCTTTAGAAAGGCTGTGAAAGATGTCGAAGTCAAAGGCAA GATACACGATTCCAGCGGGTTGGATAGTGGCCGTTGCACCTTCAGTGGTTCACTATAA
- the LOC106310214 gene encoding cytochrome P450 705A20-like: MAAMIVDFQNCSIFILLCFFPFLCYSVFFFFKKTNDLGPSPPSLPIIGHLHHFLSVLPHKAFQKISTKYGPLLHLHICSFPIVLVSSPTMAHEIFTTHDLNISSRNTPAIDESLLFGPSGFTVAPYGDYVKFIKKLLATKLLRPRAIEKSRGVRAEELKQFYLKLHDKALKKESIEIGKETMKFTNNMICRMSIGRSFSEENGEVETLRELIIKSFALSKQILFVNVLRRPLEMLGLMSLFKKDIMDVSRGFDELLERVLAEHEEKREEDQDMDMMDLLLEACRDENAEYKITRNQIKSLFVEIFLGGTDTSAHTTQWTMAELVNNPYILGRLRDEIDLVVGKERLIQETDLPNLPYLQAVVKEGLRLHPPAPLLVRMFDTKCVIKDFFKVPEKTTLVVNVYGVMRDPDSWEDPNEFKPERFLTSKQEEEKVLKYLPFAAGRRGCPATNVGYIFVGISIGMMVQCFDWSIKDKVSMKEVYAGMSLSMAHPPKCTPVSRLSL; encoded by the exons ATGGCAGCAATGATAGTTGACTTTCAAAACTGCTCCATCTTCATTCTCCTCTGCTTCTTCCCATTTCTCTGTTACTCCGTCTTCTTCTTCTTCAAGAAGACAAATGACTTGGGTCCGAGCCCTCCCTCTTTGCCGATCATCGGCCATCTTCACCATTTTCTCTCAGTTCTACCCCACAAGGCTTTTCAGAAAATCTCGACCAAGTATGGACCTCTCCTCCATCTCCACATTTGCAGTTTTCCCATAGTCCTTGTTTCTTCTCCCACAATGGCCCACGAGATATTCACGACACACGACTTAAACATCTCGTCTCGCAACACACCTGCCATCGACGAGTCTCTCCTGTTTGGACCTTCCGGCTTCACGGTAGCTCCTTATGGAGACTACGTTAAGTTCATAAAGAAGCTTCTTGCGACGAAGCTTCTTCGACCGCGGGCAATCGAGAAGTCACGAGGTGTCCGTGCAGAGGAGCTAAAGCAATTTTATCTTAAACTGCACGATAAGGCGTTGAAGAAAGAAAGCATTGAGATTGGTAAGGAAACGATGAAGTTCACTAACAACATGATCTGCAGGATGAGCATTGGGAGGAGTTTTTCAGAGGAGAACGGTGAGGTAGAGACTCTGAGGGAATTGATTATCAAATCGTTTGCCTTATCGAAGCAGATTCTGTTTGTAAACGTATTACGTAGGCCACTGGAGATGCTTGGACTAATGTCACTGTTTAAGAAAGATATAATGGATGTTTCAAGAGGGTTTGATGAGTTGTTGGAGAGGGTTCTTGCGGAGCATGAAGAGAAACGGGAGGAGGATCAAGATATGGACATGATGGATTTGCTGTTGGAAGCTTGTCGAGACGAAAACGCAGAGTATAAAATCACTAGGAACCAGATCAAGTCATTGTTCGTG GAAATTTTTTTGGGAGGCACAGACACCTCGGCACACACAACGCAGTGGACAATGGCGGAGCTCGTTAACAACCCATACATTCTTGGGAGATTAAGAGACGAAATTGATCTCGTTGTAGGGAAAGAAAGATTGATTCAAGAAACAGATCTACCAAACCTCCCTTATTTGCAAGCAGTGGTTAAGGAAGGGCTACGCTTGCACCCACCGGCACCTTTACTGGTTAGAATGTTCGACACAAAATGTGTGATCAAAGATTTCTTCAAAGTACCGGAAAAAACAACACTTGTTGTTAATGTTTATGGTGTGATGAGGGATCCAGATTCTTGGGAAGATCCTAATGAGTTCAAGCCAGAGAGGTTTCTAACTTCAAAGCAAGAAGAAGAGAAAGTATTGAAGTACCTTCCTTTTGCAGCTGGAAGAAGGGGATGTCCTGCAACAAATGTAGGCTATATCTTTGTAGGAATCTCAATTGGAATGATGGTGCAATGCTTTGACTGGAGTATCAAAGATAAGGTTAGTATGAAAGAGGTCTATGCAGGAATGAGTCTTTCCATGGCTCATCCCCCAAAGTGCACTCCAGTTTCTCGACTCAGCCTTTAA